A section of the Anabaena cylindrica PCC 7122 genome encodes:
- a CDS encoding CHAT domain-containing protein — protein MKFTRSFFSIFLSVILVLFFFKSVQAQVGNQSDITNPDPQEIVNPNEPSGNQSDITNPDPQEIVNSNNPTDNPIIDREFFDNNFDNTTPDEAIAQLEELNAVEYGAYLGTDFFGEISSSEEIADNLSKLAKLTGRNAAVLYVTSLKDKLSLILIPPKPQEKDLLNNTKSLKDSSLLLSQETSVKVGEIVRKYVVEANSSNIQKVAQEFRSKVTNFRDKDYFVSAEKLYTWIIAPIETALEVNKISTVIFSMDSGLRSLPVAALYDGNQFLIEKYSVGVIPSFSLTDTRYIPIVNSDILALGISKSTEGQDPLPSVPLEINTVSKNIWRSQSQILLDEDSTLENLESLSLKNHFGILHLATHGDFKSGKISNSYLQFWDQKIHIDKLRNISQKLGWSKDPKVEMLVLSACRTALGSQEAEFGFSGLAVQAGVKSVLGSLWYVSDQGSLALMTKFYDQLSTTSLRSESLRQAQLAMLKGEVRITDKELYLSPEKPIALPPELVNLGKINLSHPYYWSAFTIIGNWN, from the coding sequence ATGAAATTTACTCGTTCATTTTTCTCTATTTTTCTATCAGTTATTTTAGTTCTATTTTTCTTTAAATCTGTTCAAGCTCAAGTAGGAAATCAGTCAGATATTACTAATCCTGATCCTCAAGAAATTGTTAATCCTAATGAGCCATCAGGAAATCAGTCAGATATTACTAATCCTGATCCTCAAGAAATTGTTAATTCTAATAATCCGACAGATAACCCAATCATTGATCGTGAATTTTTTGATAATAATTTTGATAATACAACACCCGATGAAGCGATTGCACAGCTTGAAGAACTGAATGCAGTAGAATATGGGGCATATCTTGGGACTGATTTTTTTGGCGAAATTAGTTCCTCTGAAGAAATTGCTGATAATTTGAGTAAGCTGGCTAAATTAACAGGAAGAAATGCAGCAGTTCTTTATGTAACTTCGCTCAAAGATAAACTCAGCTTAATTCTCATTCCTCCAAAACCACAGGAGAAAGATTTATTAAATAATACCAAAAGCTTGAAAGATAGTTCTTTGCTGCTATCACAAGAAACTTCAGTAAAAGTTGGTGAAATTGTCCGTAAATATGTTGTAGAAGCTAATAGTAGCAATATTCAAAAAGTTGCTCAAGAGTTTCGCTCTAAAGTTACTAATTTTAGAGATAAAGATTACTTTGTGAGTGCTGAAAAGTTATATACATGGATAATTGCTCCCATAGAAACAGCCTTAGAAGTAAATAAAATAAGTACTGTAATATTTTCAATGGATAGCGGTTTACGCTCCCTTCCTGTAGCTGCTTTATATGATGGGAATCAGTTTCTGATTGAAAAATATAGTGTGGGTGTCATCCCCAGTTTTAGCCTCACAGATACCCGTTATATTCCGATAGTTAATTCTGATATTTTGGCACTGGGAATATCAAAAAGCACAGAAGGGCAAGACCCTTTACCATCTGTACCATTAGAAATCAACACGGTGAGTAAAAATATTTGGCGCAGTCAAAGTCAGATATTATTAGATGAAGACTCAACACTAGAAAATCTCGAATCTCTAAGTCTTAAAAATCATTTTGGAATCCTGCATTTAGCAACACATGGGGATTTTAAATCGGGGAAAATTAGTAACTCTTACCTTCAATTTTGGGATCAAAAAATTCACATAGATAAGTTGAGGAATATATCTCAGAAATTAGGATGGAGTAAAGATCCAAAGGTAGAAATGCTAGTTTTGAGTGCTTGTAGAACTGCTTTGGGTAGCCAGGAGGCAGAATTTGGATTTTCTGGTTTAGCTGTACAAGCAGGGGTAAAATCAGTTTTAGGTAGTCTTTGGTATGTGAGTGATCAAGGCTCTCTGGCATTGATGACTAAGTTTTATGATCAGTTAAGCACTACTTCCTTAAGATCTGAATCTCTTAGGCAAGCTCAGTTAGCTATGCTGAAGGGGGAAGTACGGATAACAGATAAAGAATTATATCTATCACCAGAAAAGCCTATTGCTCTACCACCAGAACTGGTTAATTTAGGTAAGATCAACTTATCCCATCCATACTATTGGTCTGCTTTTACAATAATTGGTAACTGGAATTAA
- a CDS encoding cyclic nucleotide-binding domain-containing protein has protein sequence MLTSVDRLLFVRRVPIFNELRDDFVVRLASVMNELSYPANYSIFKQGEEGRSLYIVVSGKVKVHIGDTKLAEVEQGKYFGEMAVFDTQPRSATATTLESCECLELTQEQLYDAIEETPEIAVNIIRELSRIIRRLNESISH, from the coding sequence ATGCTCACTAGCGTTGATCGTTTGTTATTTGTCCGGCGTGTTCCCATTTTTAATGAATTACGAGATGATTTTGTGGTCAGGCTGGCTTCTGTGATGAATGAGTTATCATATCCTGCTAATTACAGTATCTTTAAACAAGGGGAAGAAGGACGATCGCTCTATATTGTGGTATCAGGTAAGGTCAAAGTCCATATTGGGGACACAAAATTAGCAGAGGTGGAACAGGGAAAATACTTTGGGGAAATGGCAGTATTTGATACTCAACCCCGTTCAGCCACCGCCACAACGCTGGAATCTTGTGAATGTTTGGAACTCACCCAAGAACAACTCTATGATGCTATTGAAGAAACTCCAGAAATTGCAGTAAATATTATTCGTGAACTATCTCGTATAATTCGGCGACTGAATGAAAGTATTAGTCATTAG
- a CDS encoding cobyrinate a,c-diamide synthase, whose translation MSVIIAGERSGVGKTTVTLTLLASLCRRGAKVQSFKVGPDYIDPMFHQYVTGLPCRNLDPVLTSESYVQECFHRHSPGCEYALVEGVMGLFDGIKGTGEGEEKLPTDFASTAHVARLLDIPVILVIDCSRLSGSVAAIAHGYCFLDNRIKIAGLVLNRVGSDRHLSLLKDSLKPLKLPILGVLRRQDNITIPDRHLGLVPTAELPELNNIINRLADLGDNCFDWNQLLPLLQSPQTLKSPSPHRPISPSSLKIAIARDKAFNFYYQDNLDLLKNLGAELVFWSPLEDTELPQDIQGMYFGGGFPEVFAQELAANTSVIKEVKTAILAGMPTIAECGGLMYLCENIIDFEGKFWPMLGILPTSAQMDKRLTLGYRRAVALQNSFLFDVGTNIYGHEFHRSHLITNPQQPLFDTHRYDCEENTGFEGWNLPNVHASYIHQHWGESAKIPQKFLQQCLKFSRTND comes from the coding sequence ATGTCTGTAATTATTGCTGGAGAACGTAGCGGGGTAGGTAAGACAACTGTGACACTTACCCTTTTAGCGTCTTTGTGTCGTCGTGGTGCAAAGGTGCAATCTTTTAAGGTAGGGCCGGATTATATTGACCCGATGTTTCATCAGTATGTGACTGGTCTTCCTTGTCGAAATTTAGACCCTGTGCTGACTTCGGAAAGTTATGTCCAAGAATGTTTTCATCGTCATTCCCCTGGGTGTGAATATGCTTTGGTTGAGGGGGTAATGGGTTTATTTGATGGGATTAAGGGGACTGGGGAAGGAGAAGAAAAATTACCAACTGATTTTGCAAGTACGGCACACGTAGCACGTTTATTAGATATCCCTGTGATTTTGGTGATTGATTGTAGCCGGTTGTCTGGTTCCGTGGCTGCGATCGCACATGGTTATTGTTTTTTGGATAATAGAATTAAGATTGCTGGGTTAGTGCTGAATCGGGTGGGAAGCGATCGCCATTTATCCTTGCTCAAAGATTCGCTAAAACCCCTAAAATTACCTATTCTCGGCGTTTTACGAAGACAAGATAACATCACTATACCCGACCGTCATTTAGGTTTAGTCCCCACAGCAGAACTTCCCGAATTAAATAATATCATCAATCGCTTGGCAGATTTAGGTGATAATTGCTTTGACTGGAATCAGCTACTACCCCTTTTGCAATCTCCCCAAACCCTCAAATCCCCATCTCCCCATCGTCCTATCTCCCCATCTTCCCTAAAGATTGCGATCGCACGAGATAAGGCTTTTAATTTCTACTATCAAGACAATTTAGATTTATTGAAAAATTTAGGTGCAGAACTAGTTTTTTGGAGTCCTTTAGAAGATACTGAATTACCACAAGATATCCAAGGAATGTATTTTGGTGGTGGTTTTCCTGAAGTATTTGCACAAGAATTAGCTGCAAATACCAGCGTAATCAAAGAAGTAAAAACAGCTATTTTAGCAGGAATGCCTACAATTGCTGAATGTGGGGGATTAATGTATTTATGTGAAAACATTATTGATTTTGAAGGTAAATTTTGGCCAATGTTGGGAATATTACCGACATCTGCACAAATGGATAAAAGGTTAACTTTAGGATATCGTCGCGCAGTAGCTTTACAAAATAGTTTCTTATTTGATGTCGGAACAAATATTTATGGACATGAGTTTCATCGTTCCCATTTAATTACTAATCCTCAACAACCATTATTTGATACTCATCGTTATGATTGTGAAGAAAATACAGGATTTGAAGGTTGGAATTTACCTAATGTTCATGCTTCATATATTCATCAACATTGGGGAGAAAGTGCAAAAATTCCCCAAAAGTTTCTGCAACAATGCCTAAAATTTAGTAGGACTAATGACTAA
- the opcA gene encoding glucose-6-phosphate dehydrogenase assembly protein OpcA, which translates to MATQAPTIYSLQAPKDVSLTEIEAELTQIWQSYGITGEDGALPAATRATTFTLVVYEPEETQYLLAATGFYNGPIDGILGPQTETALREVQKKHGLPETGIGTPETLTTLREEYFKNQHSGPKGDSHGAAVGYTFSATSPTIADEIALRNPCRIIALCPIAGEDEGVKAQVSAYCPIQKQSSSTLICCEYITLTGTAAALERIGGMIPALLIGGLPKFLWWKATPDSGNPLFKRLAAVCNNVIVDSCNFNTPEDDLLSLQDLVETGVPLADLNWRRLAAWQELTAEAYDAPNRMAALKEIDRVTIDYEKGNSAQALLFLGWLASRLVWQAVSYSKESGDYDITRIRFLAQDQKQIEAELAGVPIADIGEIVGDLIALRLSSTNPQANCGTVICSETGGCMRMETHGGAQSAGLFQQVSSLSEQKAEVLLSQQVQRWGREALFEESLAVIAQTLKLENR; encoded by the coding sequence ATGGCGACTCAAGCTCCTACGATTTATTCACTGCAAGCACCTAAGGATGTTTCGCTCACAGAAATAGAAGCGGAATTGACTCAAATTTGGCAAAGTTACGGTATTACCGGCGAAGATGGGGCGTTACCTGCTGCTACCCGCGCCACAACGTTCACTTTGGTAGTCTATGAACCAGAAGAAACCCAATACTTATTAGCGGCAACAGGCTTTTACAATGGCCCTATTGATGGAATTTTAGGGCCACAAACTGAAACAGCATTACGGGAAGTGCAGAAAAAACATGGACTCCCAGAAACTGGTATTGGTACACCAGAAACCCTAACTACATTACGGGAAGAATACTTCAAAAATCAGCACAGTGGACCAAAGGGAGATAGTCATGGTGCTGCTGTAGGCTATACTTTCAGCGCTACCAGTCCTACTATTGCTGATGAAATTGCTCTCCGTAATCCTTGCCGGATTATTGCTTTATGTCCCATTGCTGGGGAAGATGAAGGGGTAAAAGCGCAAGTTTCCGCTTATTGCCCAATTCAAAAGCAATCATCTAGTACACTGATTTGCTGTGAATATATTACTCTCACTGGTACAGCGGCTGCTTTGGAACGAATTGGGGGTATGATTCCGGCTTTGTTAATTGGTGGTTTACCCAAGTTTCTGTGGTGGAAGGCAACACCAGATTCTGGTAATCCTCTTTTTAAACGCTTGGCGGCGGTCTGCAATAATGTGATTGTAGATTCTTGCAACTTTAATACTCCAGAAGATGATTTACTCAGCTTGCAAGATTTAGTAGAAACTGGTGTTCCTTTAGCTGATTTGAACTGGCGGCGTTTGGCTGCATGGCAGGAACTGACTGCTGAGGCTTATGATGCACCAAATCGTATGGCGGCTCTGAAAGAAATCGATCGCGTAACTATTGATTATGAAAAGGGCAACTCTGCTCAAGCGTTGCTATTTTTAGGTTGGTTGGCAAGTCGTTTGGTATGGCAGGCTGTTTCCTATTCTAAGGAAAGTGGCGATTATGATATCACTCGCATTCGCTTTTTGGCTCAAGACCAAAAACAAATAGAAGCAGAATTAGCAGGTGTTCCCATTGCTGATATTGGTGAGATTGTCGGTGATTTGATCGCTTTGCGTCTGAGTTCTACTAATCCCCAAGCAAATTGTGGTACTGTGATTTGCTCGGAAACTGGTGGTTGTATGCGTATGGAAACTCACGGTGGCGCTCAATCTGCTGGTTTGTTTCAACAGGTAAGTTCACTTTCGGAACAGAAAGCTGAAGTGTTGTTAAGTCAACAGGTACAACGCTGGGGTCGTGAGGCACTTTTTGAAGAAAGTTTGGCGGTGATAGCACAAACTTTGAAGTTGGAAAATCGGTAA